In the Theobroma cacao cultivar B97-61/B2 chromosome 1, Criollo_cocoa_genome_V2, whole genome shotgun sequence genome, one interval contains:
- the LOC18612008 gene encoding zinc-finger homeodomain protein 4 gives MNSASPRKEKDMPISRNCGGNGHIIFSSGVGTGPPSPSMEENLRAHKKVVRYRECLKNHAAAMGGNATDGCGEFLPSGEEGSLEAFKCSACNCHRNFHRKEIECDCPFDCYHSALLNNATGRKLILGTPHHNYILGASAAAGTLISSRAEPPHQMIMSYKGGSVPSETDEKDDGGGGAARVSGKMRKRFRTKFTQEQKEKMFNFAEKAGWRIQKLDESVVQQFCQEIGIKRRVLKVWMHNNKQSLAKKDSSEG, from the coding sequence atgaaTAGTGCGAGCCCtcgaaaagaaaaagatatgcCAATCTCAAGAAACTGCGGAGGAAATGGCCACATTATCTTTTCTTCAGGAGTCGGTACTGGACCGCCCTCTCCAAGCATGGAAGAAAACCTTAGAGCTCACAAGAAAGTGGTGAGGTACAGGGAATGCCTGAAGAACCATGCAGCAGCCATGGGAGGAAACGCCACGGATGGGTGCGGAGAGTTCCTGCCGAGCGGCGAAGAAGGCTCTCTTGAGGCGTTCAAGTGCTCAGCTTGCAACTGCCATAGGAACTTCCACCGAAAAGAGATAGAATGTGACTGCCCCTTCGATTGTTACCACTCCGCGCTCCTCAACAACGCTACGGGGAGAAAACTCATCTTGGGTACTCCTCACCACAACTACATTCTGGGTGCCTCTGCAGCTGCTGGTACCTTGATTTCCTCCAGGGCAGAACCACCTCATCAGATGATAATGTCCTACAAAGGAGGCTCAGTCCCTTCAGAAACAGATGAGAAAGATGACGGAGGAGGAGGTGCAGCAAGGGTAAGTGGAAAGATGAGGAAAAGGTTCAGGACCAAGTTCACCCAGGagcagaaagaaaagatgttCAACTTTGCGGAGAAGGCTGGATGGAGGATTCAAAAGCTGGATGAGTCTGTTGTGCAGCAGTTTTGCCAAGAGATTGGAATCAAGAGGCGAGTCCTTAAGGTGTGGATGCACAACAACAAACAAAGCTTGGCGAAGAAGGACAGCTCTGAAGGTTGA